The following coding sequences are from one bacterium BMS3Abin08 window:
- the rhlE_2 gene encoding ATP-dependent RNA helicase RhlE: protein MKFHTFDLNPRVTAGITAVGFVTPTPIQAQAIPPILQGHDVMGLAQTGTGKTAAFVLPILERLIKGPRGRIRALIIAPTRELAEQIHEAIGALGRQTRLRSVTVYGGVAINPQINKLRTGVEIVVACPGRLLDHINRRTINLSNLEVLVLDEADRMFDMGFLPDIRKIIKHVPAKRQTLLFSATMPEDIRQLVHDVLRSPVTVQVNHSAPASTVAHALYPVDQHQKTALLIELLRHTDIESILIFTRTKHRAKRVGQQLEKAGYRATSLQGNLTQSKRQAALNGFRNGSYQVLVATDIAARGIDVSRISHVINYDMPDTADAYTHRIGRTGRAAKTGDAFTFITREDGAMVRSIERVLGKKVERRTLKGFDYKKPAPARGSGAACLPLESQRSREQKQPSLSRTRPDIISRRKRYQVQPVGESDHRGSAHRHSPGSTTPKEQAHKLAPSH from the coding sequence ATGAAATTTCACACATTTGATTTAAACCCGCGCGTCACGGCCGGGATCACGGCAGTGGGCTTTGTTACGCCAACGCCGATCCAGGCGCAGGCGATCCCGCCGATCCTCCAGGGACACGACGTCATGGGCCTGGCACAGACCGGAACAGGCAAGACTGCTGCCTTCGTGCTGCCGATTCTGGAGCGCCTTATAAAAGGACCGCGCGGTCGTATCCGCGCCCTAATCATAGCCCCTACCCGCGAACTGGCGGAGCAGATCCACGAGGCAATCGGCGCACTGGGACGGCAGACCCGTCTCCGGAGCGTAACCGTCTATGGCGGCGTGGCAATAAACCCGCAGATAAATAAACTGCGCACCGGGGTCGAGATCGTCGTTGCGTGTCCCGGCCGCTTGCTTGATCACATCAATCGGCGTACGATCAACCTGTCGAACCTGGAAGTGCTCGTTCTCGACGAAGCGGACCGGATGTTTGACATGGGCTTCCTGCCTGATATCCGGAAGATCATCAAACATGTACCGGCTAAGAGACAGACGCTGCTCTTTTCGGCCACCATGCCTGAGGATATCAGACAGTTGGTCCACGACGTCCTGCGCTCCCCGGTCACGGTACAGGTCAATCACAGTGCACCGGCAAGCACTGTTGCGCATGCACTCTATCCGGTTGATCAGCACCAAAAAACCGCGCTCCTCATCGAACTGCTGCGACACACCGACATTGAGTCGATCCTGATCTTTACTCGCACCAAGCACCGCGCCAAGCGCGTGGGGCAGCAACTGGAAAAGGCCGGATACCGTGCTACATCGCTGCAGGGCAACCTGACTCAGAGCAAGCGCCAGGCGGCACTCAACGGATTCCGTAACGGCTCGTATCAGGTCCTTGTTGCGACCGACATTGCAGCCCGCGGCATCGATGTCTCACGCATATCCCACGTCATCAACTACGACATGCCCGATACCGCCGACGCGTACACGCACCGGATCGGTCGCACCGGTCGGGCTGCGAAGACCGGCGATGCCTTCACGTTCATTACCCGTGAAGACGGGGCCATGGTGCGCAGCATCGAGCGCGTCCTCGGTAAAAAAGTGGAACGTCGCACACTGAAGGGCTTCGACTATAAAAAACCGGCACCGGCCCGCGGTAGCGGGGCTGCCTGCCTGCCGCTCGAATCACAGCGCAGCCGGGAGCAGAAACAACCGTCACTATCCAGGACCCGTCCAGATATTATTAGCCGGCGCAAAAGGTACCAGGTACAGCCGGTAGGCGAGTCGGATCATCGGGGTTCCGCTCATCGGCACTCCCCCGGTTCAACAACACCCAAGGAGCAGGCGCACAAACTCGCCCCCAGTCACTGA